From Pelagicoccus enzymogenes, a single genomic window includes:
- a CDS encoding 3'-5' exonuclease — translation MIWPFSQPKEPTVAAYLASKPSQRREAKEIRELPIVLLDAETTGFKIGVDRLLTLGIIRVQAQQILVESARSWTVYQEKPILNEAVKVHGILPSDTNNGRPEKEVMLEFLSELQDAIIVGHHIGFDTAVLNEASKRHFRISIKNRVVDTAHLAMQELTAFKRTGYVNQRPPTLEELCTHLKMPILERHTALGDAYTTGLLFLNLCARISRRLGRPVQLRDLPR, via the coding sequence GTGATCTGGCCCTTCTCCCAGCCCAAGGAACCCACCGTCGCCGCTTACCTCGCCAGCAAACCGAGCCAACGGCGCGAAGCGAAGGAGATCCGCGAACTCCCCATCGTGCTGCTCGACGCCGAAACCACCGGCTTCAAGATCGGCGTCGACCGGCTCCTCACCCTTGGCATCATACGCGTCCAAGCCCAGCAAATCCTCGTCGAAAGCGCCCGCAGCTGGACCGTCTACCAAGAAAAGCCCATCCTCAACGAAGCCGTAAAGGTGCACGGTATCCTGCCTTCCGATACCAACAACGGCAGGCCCGAAAAAGAGGTCATGCTCGAATTCCTCTCTGAATTGCAAGACGCCATCATCGTCGGCCACCACATCGGATTCGACACGGCCGTCCTCAACGAAGCCAGCAAACGCCACTTCCGCATTTCCATAAAAAACCGCGTCGTGGATACCGCCCACCTCGCCATGCAAGAGCTCACCGCCTTCAAGCGCACCGGATACGTCAACCAACGCCCCCCCACCCTCGAAGAGCTCTGCACCCATCTCAAAATGCCCATCCTCGAGCGCCATACCGCCCTCGGCGACGCCTACACCACCGGCCTGCTCTTCCTCAATCTCTGCGCCCGCATCAGCCGACGCCTCGGTCGCCCTGTCCAACTACGCGACCTCCCCAGATAA